A window of Formosa sp. Hel1_31_208 contains these coding sequences:
- the gmk gene encoding guanylate kinase has protein sequence MKNNSTQKTGKLIVFSAPSGSGKTTIVRHLLNQKELNLEFSISATSREKRGQETDGKDYYFLDLKTFKNKIKNDEFLEWEEVYRDNFYGTLKTEIERIWAKGKNVIFDIDVSGGLRIKKKFPDETLAIFVKPPDLNELIIRLKQRGEESAEKISMRVAKAPAELATAPLFDEIVLNKDLDRALDDAYALVSNFINEKS, from the coding sequence TTGAAAAATAATAGCACTCAAAAAACAGGTAAATTAATTGTATTTTCAGCACCCTCTGGATCTGGAAAAACAACCATAGTTAGACACTTATTAAATCAAAAAGAACTCAATTTAGAGTTCTCTATTTCAGCAACTTCTCGAGAAAAAAGAGGCCAGGAAACTGATGGGAAAGATTATTATTTCTTAGATTTAAAAACATTTAAAAACAAGATAAAAAATGACGAGTTTTTAGAATGGGAAGAAGTCTATAGAGATAACTTTTATGGCACACTTAAAACTGAAATTGAGCGTATTTGGGCCAAAGGTAAAAACGTAATTTTTGATATAGATGTATCTGGCGGACTTCGTATTAAGAAGAAATTTCCTGATGAAACGCTCGCTATATTTGTAAAACCTCCAGATTTGAATGAGTTAATTATTAGACTTAAACAACGTGGTGAAGAAAGTGCTGAAAAGATTAGTATGCGCGTAGCCAAAGCTCCTGCCGAATTGGCAACAGCACCTTTGTTTGATGAAATTGTACTCAATAAAGATTTAGATAGAGCACTTGATGATGCGTATGCCCTAGTGTCTAACTTTATTAATGAGAAGTCATGA
- a CDS encoding YicC/YloC family endoribonuclease, with the protein MIQSMTGYGKSVIQLPTKKISIEVKSLNSKNLDLNTRMPSMYREKELAIRKLIASKLVRGKVDFSLYMEITGEATSSQINKTVVKQYMKQLKDVVDGDDTELLKMAIRLPDAITTERDDIDEDEWKLIATEIDKSLEKIHEYRRDEGKSLETEFLTRVQNISTLLEEVIAMDPERIEGVRERLNKGISEIKEKVDENRFEQELVYYIEKFDITEEKVRLKNHLDYFQKALKSDDSNGKKLGFIAQEMGREINTIGSKSNYAPMQKLVVQMKDELEKIKEQLLNVL; encoded by the coding sequence ATGATCCAATCAATGACAGGTTATGGGAAATCTGTAATACAACTCCCAACCAAGAAAATATCAATCGAAGTAAAATCACTTAACAGTAAAAATCTCGATTTAAATACACGTATGCCGTCAATGTATCGTGAAAAGGAATTAGCAATAAGAAAGCTTATTGCTTCCAAATTAGTGAGAGGTAAGGTTGATTTTTCTTTATATATGGAAATTACTGGAGAAGCAACCTCTTCACAGATTAATAAGACGGTTGTAAAACAGTACATGAAGCAATTAAAAGATGTTGTTGATGGTGATGATACAGAGCTGTTAAAGATGGCTATTAGACTTCCCGATGCAATAACTACTGAACGGGATGACATTGATGAAGATGAATGGAAACTAATTGCAACTGAAATAGATAAGAGTTTAGAAAAAATACACGAATACCGACGCGATGAAGGAAAAAGTCTTGAAACAGAATTTCTCACGCGAGTACAAAATATTTCTACCCTCTTAGAAGAGGTTATTGCCATGGATCCGGAACGGATTGAAGGTGTTAGAGAACGCTTAAACAAAGGGATCTCAGAAATCAAAGAGAAAGTAGATGAAAACCGATTTGAGCAAGAACTCGTTTATTATATTGAAAAATTTGATATCACAGAAGAAAAAGTTCGCCTAAAAAACCATTTAGATTACTTTCAAAAGGCTTTAAAATCTGATGATTCAAATGGAAAAAAGCTTGGGTTTATTGCTCAGGAAATGGGTCGTGAAATTAATACTATTGGATCCAAATCTAATTATGCACCTATGCAGAAATTAGTCGTACAAATGAAAGATGAACTTGAAAAAATTAAGGAACAATTATTGAATGTTCTTTAA
- a CDS encoding thioesterase family protein has protein sequence MYKKDFEIRWSDVDANSHLANSAYVNFMSHTRVGFLNTHGFSMKELINHGIGPVVFSEQIYYFKESFLGQTLTVTLAVSGLSEDGMFFKFEHNFYNQKGQHVATCDILGAWINLKTRQLISLPENLLSLIAQFPRSENFKTLTKEDTRKSGKKPINLS, from the coding sequence ATGTATAAAAAAGATTTTGAAATTAGATGGAGTGATGTTGATGCTAATAGCCATTTAGCCAATTCAGCATATGTTAACTTTATGAGTCATACGCGTGTTGGGTTTTTAAATACACACGGATTTTCTATGAAAGAGCTCATTAATCATGGTATAGGTCCTGTAGTCTTTTCTGAGCAGATCTATTATTTTAAAGAATCTTTTCTTGGCCAAACCTTGACAGTAACACTTGCCGTTTCGGGATTAAGTGAAGATGGGATGTTTTTTAAGTTTGAACATAATTTTTATAATCAAAAAGGACAACATGTTGCGACTTGTGATATACTTGGAGCGTGGATTAATTTAAAAACGAGACAACTTATTAGTCTACCCGAAAACCTTTTGAGTTTAATAGCACAGTTTCCGAGATCAGAAAATTTCAAAACATTAACGAAAGAGGATACCAGAAAATCTGGTAAAAAGCCTATAAATCTAAGTTGA
- a CDS encoding DMT family transporter — MNKQKFAIIALFLVQLLYGLNYTFAKIVINESFVKPFSLVLLRVGGATLLFWIFGLFFKQEKIELKDYFTFFLGAVFGVAINMLLFLKGLELTSPIHASVIVTITPIIILILSSFFLSEKITRLKILGVVLGFCGGILLTILGKSTRIGDNVPLGNTLIFINAISYSIYIIIIKKLTAKYHPFTFIKWLFLFGLLLVLPFGYHETTEIQWDTFTPYIWFSVLFVVIGATFGTYILNPLALRSLKASTVGVFIYLQPVIAGVFAIVMGVDVVSPVKIVAMLLIFSGVYLVTKKPKLST; from the coding sequence ATGAATAAACAGAAATTTGCCATTATTGCCCTCTTTTTAGTGCAGTTACTCTATGGCTTAAACTATACCTTCGCCAAAATCGTTATTAATGAAAGTTTTGTGAAACCATTTTCCTTGGTGCTATTAAGGGTTGGAGGAGCAACACTATTATTTTGGATTTTTGGATTGTTTTTTAAACAAGAAAAAATTGAACTTAAAGATTATTTCACCTTTTTCTTAGGAGCAGTATTCGGTGTAGCAATTAATATGCTACTATTTCTAAAAGGCTTAGAATTAACTTCTCCCATCCACGCCTCTGTAATCGTAACAATCACACCAATTATTATTCTCATTTTATCTTCATTTTTCTTGTCAGAAAAAATCACTAGATTAAAGATTCTTGGGGTTGTTTTAGGGTTTTGTGGTGGAATTTTATTGACAATACTTGGAAAGTCAACACGTATTGGAGACAATGTGCCACTTGGAAATACTTTAATATTCATTAATGCTATTTCTTATAGTATCTACATCATTATCATTAAAAAATTAACCGCAAAATACCATCCATTCACTTTTATTAAATGGCTATTTTTATTTGGGCTACTTCTTGTCTTACCTTTTGGATATCATGAGACTACAGAAATTCAATGGGATACTTTCACACCTTACATCTGGTTCTCGGTGCTATTTGTAGTCATCGGTGCAACATTTGGAACTTACATCTTAAACCCATTGGCCTTAAGATCACTTAAAGCATCAACAGTAGGCGTATTTATTTATTTACAGCCTGTAATTGCTGGGGTTTTTGCTATTGTTATGGGAGTTGATGTGGTTAGTCCAGTTAAGATAGTTGCTATGCTACTGATTTTTTCAGGGGTGTATTTAGTTACCAAAAAGCCAAAACTATCAACTTAG
- a CDS encoding arsenate reductase family protein, producing the protein MNRIFYLKTCNTCTRIINELNLPSSVVLQEIKSNPINEIQLDELKSLSGSYEALFSKRAQLYKSEGLKDKQLSEADFKAYILKHYTFLKRPVLVYNNHIFIGNSSKTVEAAKAFIHLHE; encoded by the coding sequence ATGAATAGAATTTTCTATCTTAAAACGTGTAATACGTGCACAAGGATTATTAATGAGCTCAATTTACCCAGTTCAGTGGTCCTTCAGGAAATAAAATCTAATCCAATAAATGAAATACAGTTAGATGAATTAAAATCACTCTCAGGATCATACGAAGCATTATTCAGCAAACGTGCGCAGCTATACAAAAGTGAAGGTTTAAAGGACAAACAACTTTCGGAAGCCGACTTTAAGGCCTATATTCTCAAGCATTATACCTTCTTAAAACGACCTGTTCTAGTATATAACAATCATATTTTTATTGGAAATAGTTCTAAAACTGTAGAAGCTGCAAAAGCTTTTATCCATTTACATGAATAA